One genomic window of Fusarium fujikuroi IMI 58289 draft genome, chromosome FFUJ_chr01 includes the following:
- a CDS encoding related to phosphatidylinositol 4-phosphate 5-kinase: MSRPRSGSVASTSTPIRNRRDSINSISTGQLAHALDKIHTSASQCDSLTTFNDFAPPPVAAPTSENKGIAGDLVQQGFSGLYSRLREAVGGGGTPKSPQEQTPGERSEPSSKRTSIVANHGSKASIGSLSRVDTGASLSTSSSQVIPNDGASTSQSGGTIEPRPQAQPSKPSSISLMSNQKSNPTNRQSFSKKAPSSIAADPTIAPVTVHRDPSHTTIRTEDSGGVGSSRKSISSRADLQAHLTTAESSSSLYDMKDGKLPPRSKREDTESIDESIKSPTSPRSTHHRTPSLQTRNLRSPSVTSSLLSPDSVRRKPAVIDRISRSRSPGGQNSRDSSLDRGTAEPSHVSTSAHDSVCHDSFSNNPKPQKMASGDFRIPGTVTSSEEASEQVNAQLTRMRKQVLSKEFWMKDDTVKECFLCQTPFSAFRRKHHCRTCGCIFDSKCTTVISGEKFGVQGSLRVCKRCLEVITRRFDGSGSEDSGDEQSFMPRFFGANHAKSPSNVSQPKPRDNESGVASEGSEDSRPVSRPVTTPMMAIPATRRLGESRTAAILEIDAPQLSRPGSSRSLKSLSARPHSSAGHKRHHSKHAGFLNRFKPAPEERAPFRRGIDDESVKKPKFPAFHDDNIIDPELADYMSDESSEDEQMSLFTTMTGDLQPGSLGDDKSELTPYVNANRKYRHRAGEKSISGMSFVSRGGLDELPGSLGGYRRPPRRRNTSNVSGSMHHLPSPRPKSAVFKGPSQSSELLFSLDTPHQSANQITRSDSLQHKKAPKVELNSSSLRHVDKLLHQLLDDAEITNPPAWQKALVPILLRATDDVDPDVAKGEDMDIRHYVKLKRIPGGKPGDTAYISGVVFTKNLALKSMPRRITNPRVMLVTFPIEYQRHQQHFMSLQPVIEQEKEFLRVVVQRITNLRPQVLLAEKSISGVALQYLSDANISVAYNVKHTVIEAVARCAETDIISSLDMLALPVQIGRCASFEVRTFVNNDYPGRKKSYIFLSGCTPELGCTIALRGANSTVLSKVKHIMEFMVYVVYNLKLESSLLRDESIELPEAGDSMTNSMQLQGDSARSMSVNSVDNSRDGPAVVVNHPPGDSEPPSQTTADSASITETDDTGSLNQSGQLTQERTRLMSLQEQSDPVAEDQASQVPDDVPMPTYYSDMVAKYETKILSASPYVKFTQPYLLMKTREQERRLLYLRRLRNHDYYEETDSEKLEPQKFQLIKPEMVEAIGQKAPRQIMEILRAVHDAEYDKALYNYQTQTRQWETYIQGNLDLFDPYSHQNIVVLYSVVCTETKIPCTEPSLVAINFYDEQHIDTGMDPDCTLGQYVEDLAYTMNQVCTSNGCERRMLEHHRTYVHDQFRITVFVENLPNNSALADYDGITMWTYCKICKKDTEERPMSEATYKYSFGKYLELLFWGRGLKMKGMHECPHDHHRDHVRYFSLQDARIRIHWDPIDLLEIVVPRARITWKVTNDLKLKNEIFVRMEERWAKFMASVRSRLMCIRIDSVLPDKADLCKSEVDRLTAKAKEDLPTIVKRLQDIYVNSKYYEVVPFNSIVREMLEKAGEWDQAFTKFEADFLSDKDMRQLTIMQLKKMFTDNESKESLVSNEGTPSTVDSEERPSQTFTEEEGKSTQPTDYTDNTSMEASVASSKPVDGKDVPDEDGKVEIPAEGAIERVEPLDLARTPSTPTHPPTELSQGDEAPEAQEAHDQDDQETPIADPEQTPKASGGAFDLVPLEPTETTEANEPTEPAEPGAESTEPTEPLPSPLEALPSPAPTLSDKIDQVRREQGYQAGPSAIPTPTNERGSSRKSGQAVSPPMVRATSHPVRTLSRTQSGIGKGLGIKETKTNPPDSTGSESTTEGSIRVDKKLSDRLGLRNLKDRGKATASGIPRFVHKKRESKVSTLARHFEQLSREFEKERIRDRKKRAASMRQPRAMLPRTTTKAIVEVYDDVNDAFDEPSPPSESIAEREASKRAGSIASRRSDSHHKPESVTEPLTPAEPPASIEEQQHGNPSQQIGGEEPCQERGDKTDHGEGEEITEKEEKEENDDHTIANTSQTFSDDEERTTDLEHSVPDEYLHDIKEIADSVDASDIPLELPKHQKTSLMKYLTNFWAERGASGWHQLEYPVNPSDHIFVDSDIIVREDEPSSVIALALNSDDYKGKLANIRREAQEVMQREVEGGGYVEPKSLPSDGTDWMVSETDMEKSLLRVTGTHLKYQFREGSATMTCKIFYAEQFDALRRKCGVAERIVESLSRCLKWDSKGGKTKSVFLKTLDDRLVLKSLSPIETSAFLRFAPGYFNIMAEALFHDLPSVIAKMLGFFQVFIKNPATGTDIKLDLLITENLFYDRSATRIFDLKGSMRNRKIQSTGEQNEVLLDENMVEYIYESPLFAREHSKKLLRASVWNDTLFLARQNVMDYSLMIAVDEARKELVVGIIDCIRTYTWDKKLESWIKDRGFAGGGRNRPTVTSPKEYKSRFREAMARYILQAPNCWHLFNNPQYPHYYGRARFEEPELLR, encoded by the exons ATGTCGCGGCCCAGATCCGGCTCCGTGGCATCGACAAGCACTCCCATTCGTAACCGCCGCGATTCTATCAACTCGATTTCTACAGGGCAACTTGCCCATGCCCTTGACAAGATACACACATCCGCTAGCCAGTGTGACTCCCTAACCACCTTTAACGACTTCGCACCGCCTCCCGTAGCAGCACCAACATCGGAAAACAAAGGAATAGCAGGCGATCTAGTCCAACAAGGCTTCAGTGGGCTCTATAGTCGTTTAAGGGAAGCTGTAGGTGGCGGAGGCACACCCAAATCACCCCAGGAACAAACACCGGGAGAAAGGTCAGAGCCTTCCTCCAAAAGAACCTCGATTGTTGCCAATCATGGCTCGAAGGCATCTATCGGCTCGCTTAGTCGAGTCGACACCGGCGCCTCTCTATCCACTTCCTCGTCTCAGGTCATACCTAATGATGGGGCATCTACAAGTCAAAGTGGCGGCACTATCGAACCTCGACCGCAAGCTCAGCCATCTAAGCCATCGAGTATCAGCCTGATGTCTAACCAGAAGTCCAACCCTACGAACCGTCAAAGCTTTTCCAAAAAGGCACCCAGCTCTATCGCCGCTGACCCTACGATCGCCCCTGTGACGGTACACAGAGATCCTAGTCATACCACCATCCGCACTGAGGACAGTGGTGGCGTCGGATCGAGCCGAAAGAGTATCAGCAGCCGAGCAGATTTGCAAGCGCACCTAACGACGGCTGAATCATCGAGCAGTCTGTACGACATGAAAGATGGTAAGCTTCCGCCCAGGTCTAAGCGTGAGGACACCGAAAGTATCGACGAAAGTATCAAAAGTCCGACGAGTCCCAGAAGTACACACCATCGTACACCTTCACTACAGACCCGAAATCTCCGTAGCCCTTCAGTCACCTCGTCTTTACTATCACCCGACAGTGTAAGAAGGAAGCCTGCCGTTATCGATCGAATCAGCCGGTCGAGATCCCCTGGAGGCCAAAATTCGAGAGATTCCTCATTGGACAGGGGAACCGCTGAGCCTAGCCACGTCAGCACATCTGCTCATGATTCTGTTTGCCACGATTCCTTCTCTAATAACCCAAAACCACAAAAGATGGCGTCGGGCGATTTCAGAATACCTGGCACTGTTACGAGTAGTGAAGAAGCCTCTGAACAGGTGAATGCACAGCTCACTCGCATGCGCAAACAGGTTTTGAGCAAGGAATTCTGGATGAAAGACGATACTGTCAAGGAGTGTTTCCTCTGTCAGACGCCGTTCAGCGCATTCAGGAGAAAACATCATTGCAGAACCTGCGGCTGCATCTTCGATTCAAAATGCACCACTGTGATCTCAGGCGAGAAGTTCGGTGTGCAAGGTTCGCTGCGCGTTTGTAAGCGATGTCTCGAAGTCATCACTAGACGTTTCGATGGGAGTGGTTCAGAGGACTCTGGCGATGAACAATCGTTCATGCCAAGATTCTTCGGCGCAAATCATGCGAAAAGTCCCAGTAACGTGAGCCAGCCGAAGCCGAGAGATAACGAATCTGGGGTTGCTTCCGAAGGATCAGAAGACTCGAGACCTGTATCAAGACCTGTGACGACACCAATGATGGCTATACCTGCAACTCGCCGCCTTGGAGAATCCCGTACTGCAGCCATTCTGGAGATCGATGCGCCACAATTGAGCAGGCCAGGCTCTTCACGATCTCTCAAATCATTAAGTGCAAGGCCACATTCTTCTGCAGGCCACAAACGACATCACTCCAAACATGCTGGCTTCCTGAACCGTTTCAAGCCTGCACCGGAAGAGAGAGCACCTTTCAGACGTGGCATTGATGACGAGAGCGTTAAGAAGCCAAAGTTCCCTGCCTTCCACGACGATAATATCATCGATCCGGAGCTGGCCGACTACATGTCCGATGAGTCAAGTGAAGATGAGCAAATGAGCCTATTTACCACAATGACAGGCGACTTGCAACCCGGAAGCCTTGGTGACGACAAGTCAGAACTTACACCATACGTAAATGCTAATAGAAAATATCGCCATAGGGCAGGCGAAAAAAGCATCAGCGGTATGAGCTTCGTGAGTAGAGGTGGTCTCGATGAACTGCCTGGAAGCCTGGGCGGATATCGTCGGCCACCAAGGCGACGGAACACTAGCAATGTCAGTGGCAGTATGCATCACTTGCCATCACCGCGCCCAAAGTCCGCCGTGTTCAAGGGTCCTTCTCAGTCCTCAGAACTGCTCTTCTCATTGGATACACCTCACCAAAGTGCAAATCAGATCACTAGGAGTGACTCGCTACAACACAAGAAGGCCCCTAAAGTTGAGCTCAACTCATCCAGTTTGAGACACGTTGATAAGTTGCTACACCAGCTACTAGACGATGCAGAGATTACAAACCCCCCAGCGTGGCAAAAGGCTCTTGTTCCCATCCTGTTGCGAGCAACAGACGACGTTGACCCAGACGTCGCTAAGGGAGAAGATATGGATATTCGACATTATgtcaagttgaagagaatTCCAGGAGGCAAGCCTGGTGACACAGCCTACATCTCTGGTGTGGTTTTCACCAAGAACCTGGCCCTCAAGAGTATGCCTCGCAGGATTACCAATCCACGAGTAATGCTTGTGACTTTTCCAATTGAGTACCAACGGCATCAACAGCACTTTATGAGCTTGCAACCTGTCATCgagcaagaaaaagaatttctACGGGTTGTGGTCCAGAGAATCACGAATCTCCGCCCTCAAGTGCTTCTTGCTGAAAAGAGCATCTCCGGTGTGGCGTTGCAGTATCTTTCCGACGCAAACATTTCAGTGGCCTACAATGTTAAGCACACGGTTATTGAAGCAGTTGCACGATGTGCTGAAACCGACATTATATCGTCTCTTGACATGTTGGCGCTGCCCGTCCAAATTGGACGATGTGCTAGCTTCGAGGTTAGGACATTTGTGAATAATGACTACCCGGGTCGCAAAAAGTCATATATTTTCTTGTCCGGTTGTACTCCTGAACTTGGCTGCACGATTGCGTTGAGGGGTGCCAACAGCACCGTGCTCTCGAAGGTAAAGCATATTATGGAGTTTATGGTTTATGTTGTCTACAATCTGAAGCTTGAATCAAGCCTTCTGAGGGATGAGTCGATTGAACTTCCAGAAGCTGGAGATTCCATGACAAACTCTATGCAGCTCCAGGGCGATAGTGCGAGATCTATGAGTGTCAATAGCGTTGACAACTCGAGAGACGGCCCAGCTGTTGTGGTTAACCACCCACCAGGAGATAGTGAACCGCCGTCTCAAACAACTGCGGACAGCGCTAGTATTACTGAAACCGACGACACAGGCTCATTGAACCAGTCAGGCCAGTTGACCCAAGAACGCACACGTCTCATGTCTCTTCAAGAGCAGTCCGATCCTGTTGCTGAGGATCAAGCCAGTCAAGTTCCAGACGATGTCCCTATGCCAACTTACTATAGTGACATGGTAGCCAAGTACGAAACCAAGATCCTCTCTGCTTCGCCTTATGTCAAGTTCACACAACCCTACCTTTTAATGAAGACGCGAGAGCAGGAGAGAAGACTTCTCTACTTGCGCAGATTGCGCAATCACGATTACTATGAAGAAACAGACTCAGAAAAATTAGAACCTCAAAAATTCCAACTCATCAAACCCGAAATGGTCGAGGCGATTGGTCAAAAGGCACCACGACAGATTATGGAGATCCTTCGAGCTGTTCACGATGCAGAGTACGATAAGGCTTTATACAATTACCAAACCCAAACTCGTCAGTGGGAAACCTATATCCAGGGCaacctcgatctcttcgaTCCGTATTCTCATCAGAACATTGTCGTCCTCTACTCAGTTGTTTGTACAGAGACCAAGATTCCATGTACTGAGCCCTCTTTGGTTGCCATCAACTTTTACGATGAGCAGCACATTGACACAGGTATGGACCCTGATTGCACCTTGGGTCAATACGTTGAAGATCTTGCCTATACCATGAACCAAGTCTGCACTTCGAACGGCTGCGAACGCAGGATGCTGGAACACCATAGGACCTATGTGCATGACCAGTTTCGAATCACAGTTTTTGTCGAGAATTTGCCAAATAACTCTGCTTTGGCAGACTATGATGGCATCACAATGTGGACTTACTGCAAGATTTGTAAGAAAGATACGGAAGAGAGGCCTATGTCGGAAGCCACCTACAAATACTCATTTGGAAAATACTTGGAACTCCTCTTTTGGGGCCGGGGACTGAAGATGAAAGGCATGCATGAATGTCCCCATGACCACCACCGGGACCACGTTCGGTACTTTAGTCTTCAAGACGCAAGAATCCGCATTCATTGGGATCCCATCGATCTATTGGAGATCGTTGTGCCCCGAGCAAGAATCACCTGGAAAGTAACCAATGatttgaagctcaagaatgagATCTTTGTCAGAATGGAAGAGAGATGGGCCAAGTTCATGGCCTCGGTCAGATCGAGACTAATGTGTATCAGAATTGACAGTGTCTTGCCCGACAAGGCGGACCTGTGCAAATCTGAAGTCGATCGTTTGACTGCTAAAGCTAAAGAGGATCTCCCAACCATCGTCAAGAGATTGCAAGATATTTACGTCAACTCCAAGTACTACGAAGTGGTTCCTTTTAACAGTATCGTCCGAGAGATGCTCGAGAAAGCCGGGGAATGGGATCAGGCGTTTACGAAATTTGAAGCTGATTTCCTCAGCGACAAGGATATGCGCCAGTTAACCATCatgcagttgaagaagatgttTACAGACAATGAGTCAAAGGAGTCGCTAGTTTCTAACGAAGGCACGCCTTCAACGGTTGATAGCGAAGAGCGGCCGTCTCAAACTTTCACGGAGGAAGAGGGGAAGAGCACCCAACCAACGGACTACACCGACAACACCAGTATGGAGGCTAGTGTCGCTTCATCAAAGCCTGTCGATGGTAAGGACGTTCCCGATGAAGATGGTAAAGTTGAGATCCCTGCAGAAGGGGCCATTGAAAGGGTCGAACCATTAGATCTAGCGCGCAcgccctcaacaccaactcaTCCTCCGACTGAGCTTTCTCAAGGCGACGAGGcaccagaagctcaagaagcccaTGATCAAGACGATCAAGAGACCCCCATTGCCGACCCTGAACAAACACCAAAGGCATCGGGCGGGGCTTTCGACTTGGTCCCCCTTGAACCTACCGAGACCACTGAAGCAAATGAGCCAACTGAGCCCGCTGAGCCTGGTGCTGAGTCTACTGAGCCCACCGAGCCACTGCCGTCTCCTCTTGAAGCGCTCCCCTCGCCCGCTCCAACACTATCAGATAAAATTGACCAGGTGAGGCGAGAACAGGGCTATCAAGCAGGTCCATCTGCAATCCCTACTCCCACAAACGAGCGCGGATCCTCTCGTAAGTCTGGGCAAGCGGTCTCGCCTCCTATGGTTAGAGCAACCTCCCACCCCGTTCGTACACTTTCTAGGACTCAGTCAGGAATTGGCAAGGGTCTTGGCATTAAGGAAACTAAGACGAATCCTCCTGACAGCACGGGGTCCGAGTCAACAACCGAGGGGTCGATCAGAGTGGATAAGAAGCTCTCAGATCGCCTGGGGTTGAGAAATCTGAAGGATAGAGGAAAAGCGACCGCGTCAGGAATTCCGCGATTCGTGCATAAGAAGAGAGAGTCCAAGGTTTCAACACTGGCGAGGCACTTTGAGCAGCTCAGTCGAGAATTCGAGAAAGAGCGTATCCGAGACCGCAAGAAGCGTGCTGCGAGCATGCGCCAACCTCGAGCCATGCTTCCGAGAACGACCACAAAGGCAATTGTTGAGGTATACGATGATGTGAACGATGCCTTTGACGAACCAAGCCCCCCATCGGAGAGTATTGCTGAACGCGAAGCCAGCAAACGTGCCGGCAGCATTGCTTCACGAAGGTCGGATTCGCATCATAAGCCAGAGTCGGTTACTGAGCCATTGACTCCAGCTGAGCCACCCGCGAGTATAGAGGAACAACAGCACGGGAACCCAAGCCAACAAATTGGGGGTGAAGAGCCATGTCAAGAGCGCGGGGACAAGACAGaccatggagaaggagaagaaataacggagaaggaagaaaaggaagagaatgaCGATCACACCATTGCAAATACCAGTCAGACATTCTCAGATGACGAAGAACGCACCACTGATCTCGAACACTCGGTGCCAGATGAGTACTTGCACGACATCAAAGAGATTGCTGATTCCGTTGATGCAAGCGACATTCCACTGGAATTGCCCAAGCATCAaaagacaagcttgatgaagtaTCTCACCAACTTCTGGGCTGAACGAGGCGCAAGCGGCTGGCACCAGCTCGAATATCCGGTCAATCCCAGCGACCACATCTTTGTTGATTCAGACATCATCGTGCGAGAGGATGAGCCAAGCTCAGTCATTGCCCTCGCTCTCAACAGTGACGATTACAAGGGCAAGCTGGCAAACATTCGACGAGAAGCACAGGAGGTTATGCAGCGCGAAGTGGAGGGCGGCGGATATGTCGAGCCCAAGTCACTGCCTTCAGATGGTACCGACTGGATGGTGTCGGAAACGGACATGGAAAAGAGCCTTCTTCGCGTCACAGGGACCCATCTTAAGTACCAATTCCGAGAAGGCTCTGCTACCATGACCTGCAAGATCTTCTATGCAGAGCAGTTTGATGCACTCAGGAGAAAGTGTGGTGTTGCAGAACGTATTGTCGAGTCTCTTTCACGATGCCTGAAGTGGGATTCGAAGGGAGGCAAGACCAAGTCCGTTTTCTTGAAGACGTTGGACGATCGCCTCGTTCTCAAG TCACTCTCCCCTATCGAGACTTCGGCCTTCCTGCGATTTGCGCCTGGATACTtcaacatcatggctgaggCACTGTTTCATGATCTCCCGTCTGTCATCGCAAAGATGTTAGGCTTCTTCCAGGTGTTCATCAAGAACCCTGCAACAGGAACTGACATCAAGTTGGATCTCCTTATTACTGAGAACCTCTTCTACGACCGGTCAGCAACAAGAATTTTTGACCTCAAAGGTTCCATGCGAAACCGTAAGATCCAGTCGACAGGAGAGCAAAATGAGGTTCTCCTTGACGAAAACATGGTTGAGTACATTTACGAGTCACCCCTCTTTGCACGAGAGCattccaagaagctcttACGCGCTTCGGTCTGGAACGATACgttgttcttggcaagacAGAATGTGATGGACTATTCACTCATGATTGCCGTCGACGAAGCTCGCAAGGAACTCGTGGTTGGTATCATTGATTGTATCCGGACCTACACTTGggacaagaagctcgagagtTGGATCAAGGATCGTGGATTCGCAGGTGGTGGCCGCAATCGACCTACCGTGACCAGTCCCAAGGAATACAAGTCCCGTTTCCGAGAGGCAATGGCCAG GTACATCTTGCAAGCGCCCAACTGCTGGCATCTATTCAACAACCCTCAGTATCCGCATTACTATGGGCGCGCTAGGTTCGAAGAGCCCGAGTTGCTCCGCTGA
- a CDS encoding probable Putative DNA repair protein: MSNSNTPVEDLIRAKITAAFNPQTLEIYNDSHLHSHHKAMEHTTSSETHFRVVITSDAFNSKMQPARHRMVYALLRDEMAQENGIHALQLRTMTPEEEARQRKKKEDEAATRAARAEAEEE; encoded by the exons ATGAGCAACTCCAACACTCCTGTTGAGGATCTTATTCGAGCCAAG ATCACCGCGGCCTTCAATCCCCAAACTCTCGAGATCTACAATGACTCTCATCTTCACTCCCACCACAAGGCCATGGAACACACTACCTCCAGCGAGACACACTTTCG CGTGGTCATCACCTCCGACGCATTCAACTCCAAGATGCAGCCTGCCCGTCACCGCATGGTCTACGCCCTTCTCCGCGACGAGATGGCCCAGGAGAACGGCATCCACGCTCTCCAGCTGCGCACCATGACtcccgaggaagaagcccgccaaaggaagaagaaggaagatgaagccgCTACCCGTGCCGCccgagctgaagctgaggaagagtGA
- a CDS encoding related to malonyl CoA synthetase, with translation MSLLRHLVTSAVRRPSAATSASFITLRPAARMLSTLPRLPLFEAVAQHDPDSKAVIHSLSGRTFKYGELLGDVSRARDRLAEAAGREDLNGERIAFLVENSYDYVVTLLAAMAARSIAVPLSPAFPAPELQYILNQSEASLLVSSPKFASKAKEVLATGLTTQPAHVELQKHQGGGSHDKVQLSNADSGEAGMMLYTSGTTNKPKGVLLPQSVLTAQSRSLVEAWNYSPSDHLLHVLPLHHIHGTVNAILTPLLAGSTIEFMFPFNADAVWKRFSAPFLDNASSTAKEKITFFTVVPTVYSRLLTSHKSLPRETQEAARKAISPENMRLSISGSAALPTPIKTAWKDLSHGNVLLERYGMTEVGMALSCGLDFSDRVDASVGWPLPSVEARLVDVDNGEIIKEGEEIDAQDRERSGEIQLRGPTIFREYWRNPTATASEFVEDSDGNGKWFKTGDVAVRRPVPSATASQSWTHGPLYFIQGRKSADIIKTGGEKVSALEVERELLSLPEVAEAAVVAVPSGQWGHKVGAVLVLDNDVVKKWSALDMRRALKGRLASYKIPQVMRLVDQIPRNAMGKINKKQLVKSIFPDDISGDES, from the exons ATGTCGCTCCTCCGACATCTCGTCACCTCCGCCGTCCGGCGCCCGTCTGCTGCTACCTCCGCTTCCTTCATTACCCTCCGTCCCGCTGCTAGAATGCTCTCGACCTTACCACGCTTACCGCTCTTCGAAGCTGTTGCACAACATGATCCAGATTCGAAAGCTGTTATCCACTCTCTTTCCGGTCGGACCTTCAAGTATGGAGAGCTTCTAGGTGATGTTAGTCGCGCACGGGACAGGCTGGCCGAAGCTGCTGGTCGTGAGGACCTCAATGGCGAGCGCATTGCGTTCCTGGTTGAGAATAGCTATGACTACGTAG TAACTCTCTTGGCCGCAATGGCTGCGCGATCTATCGCCGTGCCTCTATCGCCTGCATTCCCTGCGCCAGAACTTCAATACATTCTCAACCAGAGTGAAGCTTCATTACTAGTCTCCTCGCCAAAATTCGcatccaaggccaaggaagtTCTTGCGACTGGGCTCACAACCCAACCGGCGCATGTAGAACTTCAGAAGCATCAAGGTGGGGGCAGTCATGACAAGGTGCAACTGAGTAATGCCGACTCTGGCGAAGCTGGTATGATGCTGTATACTTCGGGAACGACCAATAAACCC AAAGGAGTACTACTCCCCCAGTCCGTCTTGACAGCGCAATCTCGCTCCCTCGTTGAGGCCTGGAACTACTCACCCTCagatcatctcctccacgTCCTCCCGCTTCATCATATCCACGGAACTGTAAATGCCATCCTTACACCGCTTCTCGCCGGCTCAACAATCGAGTTCATGTTCCCATTCAACGCTGATGCTGTATGGAAGCGTTTCTCAGCGCCCTTTCTCGACAATGCGTCCTCTACCGCTAAAGAGAAAATCACATTTTTCACAGTCGTACCCACGGTGTATAGCAGGCTACTCACCTCACACAAGAGCCTTCCTCGAGAGACTCAAGAAGCCGCCCGTAAAGCCATCTCGCCAGAGAACATGCGCCTCTCCATTTCTGGTTCCGCCGCACTTCCAACGCCTATCAAGACCGCCTGGAAAGATCTCAGCCATGGAAATGTCCTCCTTGAGCGCTACGGTATGACCGAGGTCGGTATGGCGCTGAGCTGCGGTCTGGACTTTTCAGATCGTGTAGATGCCAGTGTTGGCTGGCCATTGCCGTCCGTTGAAGCTCGCCTAGTCGACGTGGACAACGGTGAAATTATCaaggaaggagaagagatCGATGCTCAAGACCGCGAACGCTCTGGTGAGATCCAGTTAAGGGGCCCGACCATCTTCCGCGAGTACTGGCGCAATCCAACCGCAACAGCAAGCGAATTCGTTGAAGATTCAGACGGCAATGGAAAATGGTTCAAGACAGGCGATGTTGCTGTCCGCCGTCCAGTCCCCTCCGCCACTGCTTCCCAGTCATGGACACATGGCCCCCTTTACTTCATTCAAGGACGCAAGTCCGCTGATATAATCAAGACAGGGGGCGAAAAGGTAAGCGCTCTAGAAGTCGAGCGAGAGCTACTATCCCTCCCCGAGGTCGCCGAAGCAGCTGTCGTGGCTGTGCCTAGTGGGCAATGGGGTCACAAGGTCGGCGCTGTCCTAGTTCTAGATAATGACGTTGTCAAGAAGTGGTCGGCCCTCGATATGCGCAGAGCGCTCAAGGGACGCTTGGCAAGTTATAAGATTCCCCAGGTCATGCGGCTTGTTGACCAAATACCCCGAAATGCTATgggcaagatcaacaagaagcagttGGTCAAGAGCATCTTCCCCGATGATATCAGCGGGGATGAGAGCTGA
- a CDS encoding related to phosphatidylinositol 4-phosphate 5-kinase has translation MSIDLNWETLTSGPDGDALAERIREFVHEKFQTVPLPKFIRSVNVHGFDFGTIPPQLELKDITDPLPDFYEEDLDDDEEDSEEEPSPPPPPEPTRMRPGPTPWGGSTRRGGGLRSEVLRNEMMGHDLGSPFLGTSTPGILGGSGLGYFQSHLGTGTHTPLAAVASAHHTNWMSVPGTPAREWGAPSHTRNPSQSSLTSVDNFKSSLDPLQSLREKGSVSTLAPTSVEASRPPTRDTHLGGSAIVDDDEEEGGEEEAGRRPREPRVEDVQAVFRIRYNGDIRLNLTAEILLDYPMPSFVGIPLKLNITGLTFDGVGVLAHIRKRVHFCFLGPDDALAAVGPDDTKEEGGSSTSTADANNDHHKPRFGGLLQEIRVESEIGERVGGKQSLKNVGKVERFVLEQVRRIFESEFVYPSFWTFLV, from the coding sequence ATGTCGATTGACCTGAATTGGGAGACGCTCACTAGCGGCCCCGATGGCGACGCCCTCGCTGAACGCATACGGGAATTCGTCCACGAGAAATTCCAGACAGTTCCGTTACCAAAATTCATTCGCTCAGTAAACGTCCACGGTTTCGACTTTGGGACCATCCCTCCACagcttgagctcaaggacatTACAGATCCTCTACCTGATTTCTACGAGGAGGATttggacgatgatgaagaggatagCGAAGAAGAGCCATCACCTCCTCCGCCCCCAGAGCCAACAAGGATGAGGCCTGGACCTACACCGTGGGGAGGTTCAACGAGGAGAGGTGGTGGATTGAGGAGCGAGGTATTGAGGAATGAGATGATGGGCCATGATCTAGGAAGTCCGTTCCTAGGAACTTCAACGCCAGGAATTCTAGGAGGATCGGGATTGGGTTATTTCCAGAGTCATCTTGGAACAGGAACACATACACCTTTGGCCGCTGTTGCGAGTGCGCATCATACTAACTGGATGAGCGTACCGGGAACACCAGCACGCGAGTGGGGAGCCCCAAGTCACACACGGAACCCATCACAGAGCAGCCTGACTTCTGTTGATAACTTCAAGTCCAGCCTTGACCCGCTGCAGAGCCTGCGTGAGAAAGGAAGCGTTTCTACGCTGGCGCCTACGTCAGTGGAGGCGTCGCGGCCGCCAACGAGGGATACACATCTTGGCGGCTCGGCGATTGtagacgatgacgaagaggagggaggagaagaagaagcaggccgGCGGCCGAGAGAACCTCGTGTTGAGGACGTGCAAGCCGTCTTTAGGATACGCTACAACGGCGATATACGCTTGAACCTCACTGCGGAGATCCTGCTTGACTATCCCATGCCAAGTTTTGTGGGTATACCTCTAAAACTCAACATTACAGGCTTGACGTTTGATGGCGTGGGAGTATTGGCGCATATTCGCAAGCGAGTACATTTTTGCTTCCTCGGCCCAGATGATGCGCTCGCAGCTGTCGGTCCCGACGATACTAAAGAAGAAGGGGGTTCGAGCACTTCTACAGCAGATGCCAATAATGACCATCACAAACCACGATTTGGAGGACTTCTACAAGAGATTCGCGTGGAGAGCGAAATTGGAGAACGGGTTGGCGGAAAGCAGAGCTTGAAGAACGTGGGCAAAGTCGAGAGGTTCGTGCTAGAACAGGTCAGAAGGATTTTCGAGTCAGAGTTCGTCTATCCCAGCTTCTGGACGTTCCTGGTATAA